A single genomic interval of Microbacterium sp. LWO14-1.2 harbors:
- a CDS encoding FAD-binding and (Fe-S)-binding domain-containing protein: MPTTLAHPLSDETLGSGTAVSVRSIDRFARAHDASHYLLIPDAVLSPTDAAGVARAFAAVREAGRTLTFRSGGTSLSGQGVSGDILVDTRAAFRGIAVEEDGELVRVEPGATVRQVNTRLARHRRKLGPDPASEIACTIGGVVANNSSGMACGITENSYRTIDSLLLVLPSGTVLDTGAPDALDLLREREPAIVAGLLDLRDRLRASPAHVAMVEQQFSMKNTMGYGINALLDFDDPVKILEHLVIGSEGTLAFVAEARFRTVPVLPCIATGLLVFTTLADSMSALPGLVAQGLATVELLDAASLRVAQGLSDVPAAIADIDVRDHAALLVETHAADVDELQAASTAALAAFAELPLATPARLTTDAAERASLWHVRKGLYTAVAGARPSGTTALLEDIVVPVDRLLVTCQRLIELFAEHGYEESVIFGHAKDGNVHFLLNERFDDPESLARYRRFTADLVDLVLAQGGSLKAEHGTGRIMAPFVRRQYGDVLTDMMWEIKHLLDPHGILNPGVVLSDDPESYLHDLKRVPRVENEVDRCVECGYCEPTCPSKDITLTPRQRIVLRRDMAWAEEQGDTALLADLRADYDYDGVQTCAVDGMCAVACPVDINTGDLVRRLRAEEASKIEDTAWDAAAKGWGAVTRLGGVALTVADALPAPLVRGVTAIGRGILGDDVVPLYDAALPRGGSKAPAAQNPVDAQVVLFGACVGTMFGPEDHGIGSRDAVRALLDRAGVPVAIPADAGGLCCGTPWKSKGHLAGYERMVDRVLAALWDASRGGEIPVVCDAASCTEGLRVMLTKRAHDHPEYAGIVIEDATTYVARELLPVLTVTEKLPRIAVHPTCSTTALGANGDLTAIANAVADDVFVPEGWGCCAFAGDRGMLHPELTASATAVESAQVAEAERAGGFDAFVSANRTCELGMSRATGRPYRHVIEVLEEITR; the protein is encoded by the coding sequence ATGCCCACCACGCTCGCGCATCCGCTGTCCGACGAGACCCTCGGGTCGGGCACCGCGGTCTCGGTGCGCTCCATCGACCGATTCGCCCGCGCCCACGACGCGTCGCACTACCTGCTGATCCCGGATGCCGTGCTGTCGCCGACCGACGCCGCCGGCGTCGCCCGTGCCTTCGCCGCCGTCCGCGAGGCCGGCCGCACCCTCACCTTCCGCTCGGGCGGCACGAGCCTCTCGGGACAGGGGGTGTCGGGCGACATCCTCGTCGACACCCGCGCGGCCTTCCGCGGCATCGCCGTCGAGGAGGACGGCGAGCTGGTCCGTGTCGAGCCGGGCGCCACCGTCCGCCAGGTCAACACCCGACTCGCACGACACCGCCGCAAGCTCGGGCCCGATCCGGCCAGCGAGATCGCCTGCACGATCGGCGGTGTCGTGGCCAACAACTCCAGCGGCATGGCGTGCGGAATCACCGAGAACTCGTACCGCACGATCGATTCGCTGCTGCTGGTGCTCCCCAGCGGCACCGTGCTCGACACGGGTGCTCCCGACGCACTCGACCTGCTGCGCGAGCGAGAGCCGGCCATCGTCGCCGGACTGCTCGACCTCCGCGACCGCCTCCGCGCCTCGCCCGCGCACGTCGCCATGGTGGAGCAGCAGTTCTCCATGAAGAACACCATGGGCTACGGCATCAACGCGCTGCTCGACTTCGACGACCCCGTGAAGATCCTCGAGCACCTCGTGATCGGCTCCGAGGGCACTCTCGCGTTCGTCGCGGAGGCACGGTTCCGCACCGTACCCGTGCTGCCCTGCATCGCGACGGGGCTGCTCGTGTTCACCACGCTCGCCGACTCGATGTCCGCGCTGCCCGGGCTCGTCGCTCAGGGTCTCGCGACCGTGGAGCTGCTGGATGCCGCGTCACTGCGCGTCGCGCAGGGGCTCAGCGACGTGCCGGCCGCGATCGCCGACATCGACGTCCGCGACCACGCGGCGCTGCTCGTCGAGACGCACGCCGCCGATGTCGACGAGCTGCAGGCCGCCTCGACCGCCGCCCTCGCCGCGTTCGCCGAGCTCCCCCTCGCGACGCCCGCGCGACTCACCACCGACGCGGCCGAGCGCGCCTCGCTGTGGCACGTGCGGAAGGGCCTCTACACGGCCGTCGCCGGAGCGCGCCCGTCGGGCACCACGGCGCTGCTCGAAGACATCGTCGTGCCGGTCGACCGGCTGCTCGTCACCTGTCAGCGGCTCATCGAGCTGTTCGCCGAGCACGGGTACGAGGAGTCGGTGATCTTCGGGCACGCCAAGGACGGCAACGTGCACTTCCTCCTCAACGAGCGGTTCGACGACCCCGAGAGCCTGGCCCGGTACCGCCGCTTCACCGCGGACCTCGTCGACCTCGTGCTCGCTCAGGGCGGGTCACTCAAGGCCGAGCACGGCACCGGACGCATCATGGCGCCGTTCGTGCGCCGCCAGTACGGCGACGTCCTCACCGACATGATGTGGGAGATCAAGCACCTGCTCGACCCGCACGGCATCCTCAACCCCGGCGTCGTGCTCTCCGACGATCCGGAGTCGTACCTGCACGACCTCAAGCGGGTGCCGAGGGTGGAGAACGAGGTCGATCGCTGCGTCGAGTGCGGGTACTGCGAGCCCACCTGCCCCAGCAAGGACATCACGCTCACTCCGCGTCAGCGCATCGTGCTGCGGCGCGACATGGCCTGGGCCGAGGAGCAGGGCGACACCGCGCTGCTCGCCGACCTGCGCGCCGACTACGACTACGACGGCGTGCAGACGTGCGCGGTCGACGGCATGTGCGCCGTCGCCTGCCCCGTCGACATCAACACGGGCGACCTGGTGCGCAGACTCCGCGCCGAAGAGGCGTCGAAGATCGAGGACACGGCGTGGGATGCCGCGGCGAAGGGCTGGGGCGCCGTGACACGCCTGGGCGGCGTCGCGCTGACCGTCGCCGATGCCCTGCCCGCGCCGCTGGTCCGCGGTGTGACCGCGATCGGCCGCGGCATCCTCGGCGACGATGTCGTTCCGCTGTATGACGCGGCCCTGCCGCGCGGCGGATCGAAGGCGCCGGCGGCGCAGAACCCCGTCGACGCGCAGGTCGTGCTGTTCGGCGCCTGCGTCGGCACGATGTTCGGTCCCGAGGATCACGGGATCGGCTCCCGCGACGCCGTCCGCGCCCTGCTCGACCGCGCGGGGGTGCCGGTCGCGATCCCCGCCGATGCGGGCGGACTCTGCTGCGGCACTCCGTGGAAGTCGAAAGGACATCTGGCGGGGTACGAACGCATGGTCGACCGCGTTCTCGCCGCACTGTGGGACGCGAGCCGCGGCGGCGAGATCCCGGTCGTGTGCGACGCGGCATCCTGCACCGAGGGACTGCGCGTGATGCTGACCAAGCGCGCGCACGATCACCCCGAGTACGCGGGCATCGTGATCGAGGACGCCACGACCTACGTCGCGCGGGAGCTGCTGCCGGTGCTGACGGTCACCGAGAAGCTGCCGCGCATCGCCGTGCATCCGACGTGCTCGACGACCGCGCTGGGTGCGAACGGCGACCTGACGGCCATCGCGAACGCCGTCGCCGACGACGTCTTCGTCCCGGAGGGATGGGGATGCTGCGCGTTCGCCGGCGACCGCGGCATGCTGCACCCCGAGCTGACCGCGAGCGCCACCGCGGTGGAATCCGCGCAGGTCGCGGAGGCCGAGCGTGCGGGCGGGTTCGACGCCTTCGTCTCCGCCAACCGCACGTGCGAGCTCGGCATGAGCCGGGCGACGGGGAGGCCCTACCGACATGTGATCGAGGTGCTCGAGGAGATCACCCGCTGA
- a CDS encoding PepSY-associated TM helix domain-containing protein yields MTLIETETSPPARPAPTRRRGWFSALLRRLHFYAGILVGPFILIAALSGALYALTPQLEQVVYAHELHAPESDSTITLAAQIAAADAYLGEDAVLAAVRPAPDNGDTTRIMYAEDGLSASESRAVFVDPGTGEIRGDLVVYGTSGSTPLRTWISNLHRSLHLGDPGRVYSELAASWLGIVAVAGLALWIIRVRKARVAARVDFVRPNRAHRGYRGLFGWHASIGIWVLLGALFLSATGITWSQYAGANVSALRASFDAGTPTVNTALDGRETDAGEHAHHHDAQSAPTGAANPATFDAILAIAQRENVDTGHVEIKPPAAPGTAWTVREIKTSFPTEGDSLAIDGTTMQVADRVDFADFPIAAKLASWGVNLHMGVLFGLANQVVLFVVALALAAMVVLGYALWWKRRPTARGFRLGGTPPPPALPDAPWWGIGAVAAASVAIGLWLPLVGWTLLGFVVIDVVLRVVSRRRDAAS; encoded by the coding sequence ATGACACTCATCGAGACCGAGACGTCCCCTCCCGCGAGACCCGCTCCGACCCGCCGGCGCGGCTGGTTCAGCGCGCTGCTGCGACGGCTGCACTTCTACGCCGGCATCCTCGTCGGGCCGTTCATCCTGATCGCCGCCCTCAGCGGGGCGCTGTACGCCCTGACCCCGCAGCTCGAGCAGGTCGTCTACGCGCACGAGCTGCACGCGCCCGAGAGCGACAGCACGATCACCCTCGCGGCGCAGATCGCCGCCGCCGACGCCTATCTGGGTGAGGATGCCGTGCTGGCCGCCGTGCGGCCGGCTCCGGACAACGGCGACACCACCCGCATCATGTACGCGGAGGACGGCCTCAGCGCCAGCGAGTCCCGCGCCGTCTTCGTCGATCCGGGGACGGGGGAGATCCGCGGCGATCTCGTCGTCTACGGTACGAGCGGTTCGACGCCGCTGCGCACGTGGATCAGCAACCTGCACCGCAGCCTTCACCTCGGCGATCCGGGGCGGGTGTACAGCGAACTCGCCGCCTCCTGGCTCGGGATCGTCGCGGTCGCCGGTCTCGCGCTGTGGATCATCCGCGTCCGCAAGGCCCGCGTCGCGGCGAGGGTCGACTTCGTGCGGCCGAACCGCGCGCACAGGGGATATCGCGGGCTGTTCGGGTGGCACGCCTCGATCGGCATCTGGGTGCTGCTCGGAGCCCTGTTCCTCTCGGCGACGGGAATCACCTGGTCGCAGTACGCGGGCGCGAACGTCAGCGCGCTGCGGGCGTCGTTCGACGCGGGAACGCCCACGGTGAACACGGCGCTCGACGGGCGGGAGACGGATGCCGGGGAGCATGCTCATCATCACGACGCGCAGAGCGCGCCGACGGGAGCAGCCAACCCCGCCACGTTCGACGCGATCCTCGCGATCGCGCAGCGCGAGAACGTCGACACCGGCCATGTCGAGATCAAGCCGCCCGCCGCGCCCGGCACCGCATGGACCGTGCGGGAGATCAAGACGAGCTTCCCGACCGAAGGCGATTCGCTGGCAATCGACGGCACCACGATGCAGGTAGCCGACCGGGTCGACTTCGCCGACTTCCCTATCGCCGCCAAGCTCGCGAGCTGGGGAGTCAACCTCCACATGGGCGTGCTGTTCGGGCTCGCCAACCAGGTCGTCCTGTTCGTCGTGGCCCTCGCGCTCGCCGCGATGGTCGTACTCGGATACGCCCTGTGGTGGAAGCGACGCCCGACAGCACGAGGGTTCCGACTCGGAGGCACCCCGCCGCCTCCGGCGCTGCCCGATGCGCCGTGGTGGGGGATCGGCGCGGTGGCCGCGGCATCCGTCGCCATCGGCCTCTGGCTGCCGCTGGTCGGCTGGACTCTGCTCGGATTCGTCGTGATCGACGTCGTGCTGCGGGTCGTCTCGCGGAGACGAGACGCTGCGTCATGA
- a CDS encoding Dyp-type peroxidase, which yields MPAPSEGARSRRIGSTRRQFLLGGAVAGVGAVAAVGADLALNRQSPESAPASVPMNGDETVPFFGAHQAGIDTAAQAHGVFVALDLHADVDRAALTRLMRLLTDDAARLTQGTPALADSEPELALAPARLTVTFGFGPGFVGRAGGEAPRWLAPLPAFRVDRLRPEFSDGDLLLQIAGDDPLTVAHATRMLLKDARGFADLRWTQQGFRRAYGTERPGTTMRNLFGQVDGTTNPQPGTADFDDVVWTGDGWLAGGTGAVIRRIRMDLDKWDRLDRSGRDASVGRTLANGAPLTGTGEFDEPDFDAQTAIGFPVIPQFAHIRRARGDGSERIFRRAYNYDERPLGAEVSESGLIFVSLQADIDRQFTPMQQRLDDLDLLNEWTTPIGSAVFAIPPGCRDGGFIGDTLLT from the coding sequence ATGCCCGCGCCCTCTGAGGGCGCCCGCTCCCGCCGCATCGGGTCGACCCGGCGACAGTTCCTCCTCGGAGGGGCTGTCGCCGGCGTCGGCGCGGTCGCGGCGGTCGGAGCGGACCTCGCCCTGAACCGCCAGAGCCCCGAATCGGCGCCGGCGTCCGTGCCGATGAACGGCGACGAGACGGTGCCCTTCTTCGGAGCGCACCAAGCCGGGATCGACACCGCCGCGCAGGCGCACGGAGTGTTCGTCGCGCTCGACCTGCACGCCGACGTCGACAGGGCGGCGCTCACCCGGCTCATGCGCCTCCTGACCGACGACGCCGCACGGCTCACACAGGGCACGCCGGCGCTGGCCGACTCCGAGCCCGAGCTGGCGCTCGCACCCGCGCGCCTCACCGTGACGTTCGGATTCGGTCCGGGCTTCGTCGGTCGGGCCGGCGGTGAGGCCCCGCGCTGGCTCGCGCCCCTGCCCGCGTTCCGCGTGGATCGGCTGCGTCCCGAGTTCTCCGACGGGGACCTGCTGCTGCAGATCGCCGGAGACGATCCGCTCACCGTGGCCCACGCGACCCGGATGCTGTTGAAGGACGCCCGTGGCTTCGCCGACCTGCGCTGGACACAGCAGGGGTTCCGCCGCGCCTACGGCACAGAGCGGCCGGGCACGACGATGCGCAACCTCTTCGGCCAGGTCGACGGCACGACGAACCCGCAACCCGGCACGGCCGACTTCGATGACGTCGTGTGGACCGGCGACGGCTGGCTCGCCGGCGGGACCGGGGCGGTCATTCGGCGCATCCGCATGGATCTCGACAAGTGGGATCGGCTCGACCGCAGCGGCCGAGACGCCTCGGTCGGCCGCACGCTCGCGAACGGTGCGCCGCTCACCGGCACCGGCGAGTTCGACGAGCCGGACTTCGATGCCCAGACCGCGATCGGATTCCCTGTCATCCCGCAGTTCGCGCACATCCGCCGGGCCCGTGGCGACGGGAGCGAGCGCATCTTCCGTCGCGCGTACAACTACGACGAGCGACCGCTGGGGGCCGAGGTGTCGGAGTCCGGATTGATCTTCGTGTCGCTCCAGGCCGATATCGACCGGCAGTTCACGCCCATGCAGCAGCGCCTCGACGATCTCGACCTGCTCAACGAGTGGACCACGCCGATCGGCTCCGCCGTCTTCGCCATCCCGCCCGGATGCCGGGACGGCGGGTTCATCGGCGACACCCTTCTCACCTGA
- a CDS encoding copper chaperone PCu(A)C: MKTTASQPITRLLAVAAVSLLALTGCAADNGPTAEKTAPAGDVVTIDDAWVKAADEGMSAAFGTLVNSGDEDVTVVSVTSEASSMLELHETVENEAGEMVMREIEGGFVIPAGGELPLEPGANHIMLMDLVAPLKAGDEATFTLTFSDDSTYEFTAPVKDYSGANENYESGDEHEGMDH, encoded by the coding sequence ATGAAAACCACCGCATCCCAGCCCATCACCCGTCTGCTCGCCGTCGCGGCCGTCTCTCTGCTCGCGCTGACCGGTTGCGCGGCCGACAACGGCCCCACCGCCGAGAAGACCGCGCCCGCCGGCGACGTCGTCACCATCGACGACGCGTGGGTGAAGGCGGCCGACGAGGGCATGTCGGCGGCCTTCGGCACGCTCGTCAACAGCGGAGACGAGGACGTGACCGTCGTCTCCGTGACGTCGGAGGCATCGAGCATGCTCGAACTGCACGAGACCGTCGAGAACGAGGCGGGTGAGATGGTCATGCGCGAGATCGAGGGCGGATTCGTCATCCCCGCCGGAGGAGAGCTGCCCCTCGAACCCGGTGCGAACCACATCATGCTCATGGATCTCGTCGCTCCGCTGAAGGCCGGAGACGAGGCCACGTTCACGCTCACCTTCTCGGACGACTCGACCTACGAGTTCACCGCGCCGGTCAAGGACTACTCCGGGGCGAACGAGAACTACGAGTCGGGCGACGAGCACGAGGGCATGGATCACTGA
- a CDS encoding copper resistance CopC family protein has translation MSPFRRYAAGLMLGAVAVVATAVPASAHDQLISSTPGEGEQLAVAPTAISMTFSGELLVLDESTTGAVVLVVDGEGTEWATGAVTVSGSTVTAELKPDLPVAGYQVRWQVVSEDGHPISGVIPFTVGDAEPLAAASSTSGGTAPAGAPAREPDQIADETSGVLRVLLVGGIGAAVAVALLVVIRLLRRPRTAAAAPDTGDSATEI, from the coding sequence ATGTCCCCTTTCCGCAGGTATGCGGCAGGGCTGATGCTGGGTGCCGTCGCGGTCGTCGCGACGGCGGTTCCGGCATCCGCCCATGACCAGTTGATCTCGAGCACACCGGGCGAGGGCGAACAGCTCGCCGTCGCTCCGACCGCGATCTCGATGACCTTCTCCGGTGAGCTCCTCGTGCTCGACGAATCGACGACGGGCGCCGTGGTGCTCGTCGTCGACGGCGAAGGCACCGAGTGGGCGACCGGCGCCGTGACGGTGTCGGGCAGCACGGTGACCGCAGAGCTGAAGCCCGACCTGCCGGTCGCCGGCTACCAGGTGCGGTGGCAGGTCGTCTCGGAGGACGGACACCCCATCTCGGGCGTCATCCCGTTCACCGTGGGCGACGCGGAGCCCCTGGCCGCGGCGAGCAGCACGTCAGGCGGGACCGCACCCGCCGGCGCTCCCGCGCGCGAGCCGGATCAGATCGCAGACGAGACGAGCGGCGTGCTGCGCGTGCTGCTCGTCGGCGGGATCGGGGCAGCGGTCGCTGTCGCGCTTCTCGTCGTCATCCGACTCCTTCGCCGTCCTCGGACGGCAGCCGCGGCGCCCGACACCGGTGACTCCGCGACAGAAATCTGA
- a CDS encoding TetR family transcriptional regulator, whose product MATETTGIERRTGGAATRARILDAANELFYAHGIRATSADRIIEQVGITKVTFYRHFRSKSDLVVAYLERQSAAERAWLDSTTQEGDPVASLRAIAAGIGAASCAPSFRGCAFINAAAEYPDADDPVRIAVDAHRAALRAHFSGLAAESGADDPAAVADQFMILRDGAMVNGYLSDAATLSRSLEDGFLAILTGAARKLTD is encoded by the coding sequence ATGGCCACGGAGACGACTGGTATCGAGCGGCGGACCGGTGGAGCGGCGACGCGCGCGCGCATCCTGGATGCCGCGAACGAGCTGTTCTACGCCCATGGCATCCGCGCGACGAGCGCCGACCGCATCATCGAACAGGTCGGCATCACCAAGGTGACGTTCTACCGGCACTTCCGATCCAAGAGCGACCTCGTCGTCGCCTACCTCGAGCGGCAGTCCGCCGCCGAGCGCGCCTGGCTCGACAGCACTACGCAGGAGGGCGACCCCGTGGCATCCCTCCGCGCGATCGCGGCCGGCATCGGCGCCGCGAGTTGCGCGCCCTCGTTCCGCGGTTGCGCGTTCATCAATGCGGCGGCCGAGTATCCCGACGCCGACGATCCGGTGCGCATCGCGGTCGATGCGCACCGTGCGGCGCTGCGGGCGCACTTCTCGGGACTCGCGGCGGAGTCCGGCGCCGACGACCCCGCCGCGGTCGCCGATCAGTTCATGATCCTGCGGGACGGCGCGATGGTGAACGGCTACCTGAGCGATGCGGCGACCCTCAGCCGATCGCTCGAGGACGGGTTCCTCGCGATCCTCACGGGAGCTGCTCGGAAGCTGACAGACTAG
- a CDS encoding LacI family DNA-binding transcriptional regulator — protein MAASIRDVADRAGVSVGTVSNVLNNVERVKPDSVRRVQQAIAELGYVRNDAARQLRAGRSLMVGLVVLDVRNPFFTELARGAEREAARHGLSVVLANSDEDPAQEARHIDLFEQQRVRGILLSPYQEAGPRLRLMRDRGIPAVLVDRRGADDSFSSVSVDDETGGYLAARHLLETGRRRLLFVGGPLDMRQIDDRLAGARRAVAGTDAVLVTLPSDASTVDAGRAAGDRIAAMPPGERPQGIFCANDLVALGVLQGLLTHGIRVPGDIALIGFDDIDFAAAAAVPLSSVRQPSLLMGETAMRLLLEHSDDPARAAEHVVFQPELVVRDSTR, from the coding sequence ATGGCGGCGAGCATCCGCGACGTCGCCGACCGGGCGGGCGTCTCGGTCGGCACCGTCTCCAACGTGCTCAACAATGTCGAGCGCGTGAAGCCGGATTCGGTGCGCCGTGTCCAGCAGGCGATCGCCGAGCTCGGATACGTCCGCAACGACGCCGCTCGCCAGCTGCGCGCGGGTCGCAGCCTCATGGTCGGTCTCGTCGTGCTCGACGTCCGCAACCCGTTCTTCACCGAGCTCGCACGAGGCGCAGAACGCGAGGCGGCCCGTCACGGGCTGTCAGTCGTGCTCGCGAACAGCGATGAGGACCCCGCGCAGGAGGCCAGGCACATCGACCTCTTCGAGCAGCAGCGCGTGCGCGGCATCCTCCTGTCGCCGTACCAGGAGGCCGGTCCGCGCCTGCGGCTCATGCGGGATCGCGGCATCCCCGCCGTGCTGGTCGACCGACGCGGCGCCGACGACTCCTTCAGCAGCGTGTCGGTCGACGACGAGACCGGCGGGTACCTCGCAGCGCGCCACCTGCTCGAGACCGGGCGGCGGCGTCTGCTCTTCGTGGGCGGACCGCTCGACATGCGGCAGATCGACGATCGACTCGCCGGTGCCCGTCGCGCCGTCGCCGGAACGGATGCCGTGCTCGTGACGCTTCCGTCTGACGCGTCGACGGTGGATGCCGGTCGCGCCGCCGGGGACCGGATCGCCGCGATGCCGCCCGGCGAGCGACCGCAGGGGATCTTCTGCGCCAACGACCTGGTCGCGCTCGGCGTCCTGCAGGGGCTGCTGACCCACGGCATCCGCGTACCAGGCGACATCGCCCTGATCGGATTCGACGACATCGACTTCGCCGCCGCGGCCGCCGTCCCGCTGTCATCGGTCCGCCAGCCGAGCCTGCTCATGGGGGAGACCGCGATGCGGCTGCTGCTCGAGCACAGCGACGACCCCGCCCGAGCAGCGGAGCACGTCGTCTTCCAGCCCGAGCTCGTCGTCCGTGACTCGACCCGGTGA
- the rhaI gene encoding L-rhamnose isomerase → MSVLTTDHLAALEQQGIELPSWAFGNSGTRFKVFGTPGTPRDPWEKIADAAQVHKYTALAPSVALHIPWDLVDSFSDLRKHAEDHGVQLGTINSNTFQDDDYKFGALTHEDAAIRRKAIDHHLACIDVMDATGSRDLKIWLAEGSNYPGQADLRGRQDRLHDSLQEIYARLGDDQRLVLEYKFFEPAFYHTDVPDWGTSYAQVSALGDKALVCLDTGHHAPGTNIEFIVMQLLRLGKLGSFDFNSRFYADDDLIVGAADPFQLFRILFEVIRGGGLNNPDVAFMLDQCHNIEDKIPGQIRSVLNVQEMTARALLVDRDALTAAQKSGDVLTANAVFMDAFSTDVRPALAEWRESRGLPADPMAAYAASGYQQKIAADRVGGVQAGWGA, encoded by the coding sequence ATGTCCGTCCTCACCACCGACCACCTCGCAGCCCTCGAGCAGCAGGGCATCGAGCTCCCCAGCTGGGCCTTCGGAAACTCCGGCACCCGCTTCAAGGTGTTCGGCACGCCGGGCACGCCGCGCGACCCCTGGGAGAAGATCGCGGATGCCGCGCAGGTGCACAAGTACACCGCGCTCGCCCCCTCCGTCGCCCTGCACATCCCCTGGGATCTCGTCGACTCGTTCTCCGATCTGCGCAAGCACGCGGAGGACCACGGCGTGCAGCTCGGCACCATCAACTCGAACACATTCCAGGACGACGACTACAAGTTCGGGGCATTGACCCACGAGGATGCCGCGATCCGCCGCAAGGCGATCGACCACCACCTCGCGTGCATCGACGTGATGGATGCCACGGGCAGCCGCGACCTGAAGATCTGGCTCGCCGAAGGATCGAACTACCCCGGCCAGGCCGATCTGCGGGGCCGCCAGGATCGCCTGCACGACTCGCTGCAGGAGATCTACGCGCGACTCGGCGACGACCAGCGCCTCGTGCTGGAGTACAAGTTCTTCGAGCCGGCGTTCTATCACACCGACGTTCCCGACTGGGGCACCTCGTACGCGCAGGTCAGCGCCCTCGGCGACAAGGCCCTCGTCTGCCTCGACACCGGTCACCACGCACCCGGCACCAACATCGAGTTCATCGTCATGCAGCTGCTGCGTCTCGGCAAACTCGGATCGTTCGACTTCAACTCCCGCTTCTACGCCGACGACGACCTCATCGTGGGCGCCGCGGACCCGTTCCAGTTGTTCCGCATCCTCTTCGAGGTGATCCGCGGCGGCGGCCTGAACAACCCCGATGTGGCGTTCATGCTCGACCAGTGCCACAACATCGAAGACAAGATCCCCGGCCAGATCCGCTCCGTCCTCAACGTGCAGGAGATGACGGCCCGGGCTCTGCTCGTCGACCGCGACGCCCTCACCGCCGCCCAGAAGTCCGGCGACGTGCTCACCGCCAACGCCGTGTTCATGGACGCGTTCTCCACCGATGTGCGCCCTGCTCTCGCCGAGTGGCGCGAGAGCCGCGGCCTCCCCGCCGACCCGATGGCCGCGTACGCGGCATCCGGCTATCAGCAGAAGATCGCCGCAGACCGCGTGGGCGGCGTGCAGGCCGGCTGGGGCGCCTGA